The DNA region GTACTTCTGATGGGGCGTCCCGTGCTTGGCTGAGCGATGACATCATGCTCAGATGCTGGCGACTGCTCCTCAGATTCCTCACCATCACTGCACGACAGGAACTGGTGGTCAGGTGGGCTCATGGTCCACTCTGAACTCTCAGCACCGCCTTCTGTTGGCGACTGCGCCACACGCTGCTCCCCACCATCGCTAGATGAAGCTGGCTCTGCATTCAGGGGCTCGACCCGCATACTGGTGGCCTCATCACCAGCGCAGGGCTCCGACACTGAAGTTTCTGAAACATTATAATGTTTGGATGAGTCATAGGGtacaatatcattgttattgtgCACTATTTCTTTATTAAAATTGTTATCATTCTGGGAGATCTCATTATTTAAAACATTgtcattaattaaaataatatgattatttaaaatattattattcattGAAACATCATTATTtagaatattattattcatattaGAATCATTCATCACAGTTTCAATAAAATGTACAGATCTCGCCTTAATGACTTTAGTAGGATTTTTGGGATCAATTAATCTATACCCTTTAGATTCCTCACAATAGCCCACAAAGATACATTCTTTGGACTTTTCACTGAACTTGGAACGTTTACAATCAGGTATATGGCAGAAGGCTTTGCATCCAAATACCTTTAGGTGGCTCAGGTCCACTTTGGATCCTGACCATAGTTCCTCTGGAGTGGCACCAGGCACAGCGGCAGTGGGTGAcctatttttaatatatatcgCTGTCATGACAGCCTCACCCCAATACCGCATGCCTAAGCCAGAATCTATCAGCATGCACCGTGCCTTGGTGACCAAGGTTAAATTCAGACGCTCCGAGACGCCATTTTGGCTAGGGCTGTAAGGTATAGTTGTTTGATGAACAATCCCACAATCAGCTAAATACTTGTCAAACCTACTATTACAATATTCACCTCCTCCGTCAGATCTCAAACATAAGATCTTATGGCCTGTCTGTCGTTCTactaaatttttaaattcaataaatttgCTCATAACTTcacttttatattttaataaatagccATATGTTTTTCGACTGAAATCATCTGTAAAAGTCACTAAGTAACGTGAACCCCCCAAGTTGACTCCTCCATAGGACCACAGACGTCAGAATGAACTAATGCAAGCAATTTTTGTGCCCTCCTAGCTTTACCTTTAGGAAAACTTTTAACCTTTTGCTTCCCCTTAATACAAGTCTCACAATCCTTTAGCTCACAATCTTTAACAGAAGCATTTAAGCCATAGGACATATTAAGAAGTTCACACATACCTGCTTTGCTTAAATGTGACAGCCGTCTATGCCAGATGTGCGCAGGCACATCCGAGGTTGTAAGAGCACAATCATGCTCCCTCGTAGCATCCACGGCAGCACAAGAAGTGTACTCCTTGCTTGTAGGGGTGTGGTGGCTCTGCACACATGCTGGGGTATTCTTGTTCTGTGGATTGAAGTTACTTACACAATCTAACACATAAATACCTTTACTACCAGAAGCAGTGGCTAAACATTGCTgcaatttgttaaaaatataacacttGTCATTTGAAAATAGAACTATGTGGCCCTTCTTGGTTAACTTACGTACAGACAACAAATTAGTTGCTATTTGGGGGACATACATTACATTTTCAATAGTTCTAACAACATTGTTTTCTAAAATGACTTCTACAGTTCCTAAACCAAGGCATTGCACAGTTTCTTTGTTGGCTACAGTTACAACACTGGTAAAACTTTTATCaagagttttaaaataatgttcatGCTTACACATGGAGTTGGTACACCCAGAGTCCACAATCCAGTCTTCGGAGCTATACGCAGCAAGAGCAGACACTGTTAAACCATGTTGAACACTGTCACTATTTTTCTTGTCTCTCTTGAACTTAAAACATTTCGACTTATGGTGATTAGGCTTCTTACAGTAACTGCAGATTATTTTCTTCGAAGTAGTTTTGGTAAATAATGCTGCATTAGCCTTATCGCTGTCATTAGTGGTGCGTCGAAACTCCTCTTGAAGTAGTCGGGCTCGTACCATCTCGCTTGTTAAAGTTTTAGTAAGACTAGCAGCCTCCAAGCTCGAAACCAGGACGTCATACTCCTGTGGCAGCCCCGACAGTAGTAGCTCAGCAACCTCTGCATCTTCTGTTGTGCGGCCAATATCATCTAGCTTTTGAACAAGCGTTGTGACCGCCTCAATGTATTGTTGCATAGAACTATAATCTGTATAACTTGCCCGGTGTAGTTGCCTCAGCAGCACGACCCGCCTGTAGAGACCTTTATCTTCAAAAATCTGTTGTAAATTGCTCCATGCTTTCTTAGCTGTGTCAGCTGTCCGTAAATGTTGTATGCAATGCGGTTTTACCGAAAGACATATTCTTGCCAGAGCACGTTGAATCTTAGTTGTGTCTGTCTCGGTGCCTTCCACCGCCGACCACAAACCTTCCATGATTAATGCGTGCCGCATACAGAATTTCCAGTTTAGATAATCGTTCACTCCGTCCAGTTTGTCGAACGAGAACGTAGCGTGAGGCGTTCGCTCATTCTCGCTTGTAGTTGCCATGTTGAGTATAGGTTAAGTGAGGTTAGGTTACCATGCGCTGTGGCCGATCGTCGTCGTCTTCCTGTTCTCGACGATTAACGCTGGGACCGGAACCTGATAGACCTGCACGCCAGATGGGTCGGCAGATCTAGCAACTTACAGTTGGCTTTGCAGGTGAGTTGCTACAGGGCGCGTGGGTCGCTTACCACAATCAAACCTCGGAGATTCTTCACATTCTTTATTATAAAGAACCGGAGAAAAAGGATTACATTTTCAGGACATCACAGCTGACACTAAACATTAAATTAACTTACGTATGGAGCGCTAcatattgttaattaaattaaaataaggaCAGAGGAGAGCAATTACGTGCCTATTCCATTGGAGGCCATGACGGAAGAGAAGGAAGGAAACGTCAAAGACCATAAACTTACATATTACTTTCATAGACAATCAGAGCAAGTTTAAGTAGCCAATACAGATGGTATATGGAGATTATATATTCTAACATAATGAACTGGGCTGCCTCCAGTCCATTGTGGGGCTCAAATACTCCGTATAAGCTCCTGTAATTGTacacatatgtgagtgtgcacgggaaaacgtcttactttgtcgattgctataaagttgctctgtcagtttattcatataaagatacaagtaaatctcaccCTAATGGTAACCaaaaaagtgggacgttttactaaacacaatcACATAAGCATTGTACATGAAAGAAACAAAAGTGGAACTTTGTCTCTTTTGTTCATTGACTCTGTAATTTTGTCTGAGTCAATAAAATACAATCAAGGTaaacttatcccttaatgggatctctttcAGTTATATTTGAGAAAGTGAGTATAGGCAAATAATCCATActtttgtgtgtctgtttgtttgtctgtctttcacggcaaaacagagcaacAATTAGACATGATTTTTtgtctgtttttaacccccactcccctaaaatggggggttgaaatttatttattatttaataaacaggcaggcagttaaaaaATGATATGTATCCAGTGATCATTTGACAGTAATCATATCTGAGTTGTAGATGTGATGTGCTTGTctctagtctatttttaaactgattcacATTTTGTGCTGAGACCACGTCTTCTGGGAGTTTGTTCCAAGATCTCACTACTCGAttgctcaaaaagtgtttgtaaAGGTTACCGTGAGATCTATCACATTCTAGCTTTAAGgggtcactatcaaatttaccttatcgctaaaagactatatagctgacacgtctggattgtgttatgtctttgtggctacgtagacatgaatgctaaatgattcagattcagatttagATTCAGATTTAATGTgtctttagcaaaacgtctggatcttaaaacgtaacaatttaaaatgatctaactgcaaaacatcttcatcttcgaatatctgtattacaaaacagacatgaacgctaaacggtcaaggagcaaaaaatctggattgtttaatgtttttattgctaaatagaataaacgccaaacgacccgttagcaaaacgtctggttttaaaatgcttaagtgtcttgagaatttaaaccttctcgcactgttaataagaactgttctgttacatatttataaaccatggcgatgacacattatatttccggacgttttgctactgaatagttctgtgttgacgtcaattaactaactacacttttggctttttagatatgctaatcatacagactatgtatatttccagacgtttggctactcattcattctaagtcttagccatccagttaaatttactttttgctgattgagtattctactttcatgtcatcccagctgaattgactttatactgactgtatatttacattttctgacatctagccgaaatagtcgtttagcgataaggtaaactTGATAGTGACCCGCTTTAAGTAATGACCTCTTAGATTAAAATTTGATGGaggattccgcaattttcgaatttaacacgagcgaagccgcgggcaaaagctagttatgttaataaattaataaactcTAGTTAACTCTAGCTAGAATAGTTCTATCACAAATATTTAGTTTGGGATAGAACTACCATCAAATAACACTACAATCCTACTCATAAATTTGTGTTCCTGCtagtgagtaaggttgccagaatTAGCTTCGGCAATGAATGATGAAAAGTAAGGCATCCACAAGCAACGGAGACGGCATATTATGATCATGCGGACCATATGCTTACTTGAACTCAATATTAATATGAACCACTCCAGCCACTGGGAAATGATATCACATTGGAAAAAGTTTTCTCaatgtaaaatgtatgaaaagtcAAGCAGCTAGGGCATTTAGGTGATTTAGGGGCCTTAGTTTTAATGTCTATGTCTCTCTAGGTTAACTgctgttttattaataaatagctTATACATTCAAAATGTTAGATAATTACAGAACTCACGAGTTATCTTCAGTCTGGCAATGGAAGCAGAGATAGTCATCATTGGAGTCAACATTCCCGCCTCCGAGCCGCGAGAAATACGACGCCACGCACGTATTGCGGCACTTCGGGAGATCGTCCGTCCATGGCCGTGCTACGGGCCTGGCGACCGGAGCGATCATCGTAGAGAAATCTTTTTTAAATTAGAGAAAAACCTGAAGATAACAACGAAATGCCAAAAATATGAATTGACAAAAATATTTGCTAATTTGACAACTGAGTGACGTTTCAAAATCATTGCCAGTATGAGCACCGAAATTAACTTACTAATAAAATTCGcattgtttttgtttcattaattcacttatacataaaaaaatattctctaGTGTACAGAGATCATATAGATGACAACTAGATAACGAGATTGCATGTCAATGAATAAGCGTataacaaagaaaaaatgtccattaaatGTTTTAACTTTGCAACTTTAACTAAACGTTTGGGTAATTTAATCTACTGGCAATATTATATTTGACAGCTGATACTGCTGACAGTGATGGGCTGATGGCCTAAATGGGGTCAAGTTACCAATTAATCGATGAGTGAATCGGAAACTTAGAAATATGATAAGAATGAAAAGTAACACTGAAacttttacttttcttttatttcattttactcTTGTTTTATATAACTGCTCAACTCTTTTAAATgatttgtagtattttttttttacaaaacaaagaatgTCGCAGTTTACCCAACAAAGCTTtctgcagtttttttttttaagtttgctTAACTTTTAAGTCTTTGTTTTGGTCAGCATGCTAATAATATTCGCACAATTGATCAATGCAAAAAATATGAGTCATGCTCAAAAGAAGGCAACTTACATTAACTTTGGCCTTTATCTAATCGTTAATTGCTAGTTATCAAGGTTAAGTCTTGTGGTTTAATTTCCTGCAATGGCCTCTTTTTGGGCGGGAAATATATTACTCCCAcgctttttaatttattgacatGCAGTAACAGCATGTCCATGAAGAATATAGGTATCTCTATTCTTCATGAGCATGTCCTTGTAAATGAGAGATgactaaagctgagtttagacatgcaagttttgaaacagaAGCATTTGCAAGAAAGaaatgcagatatttgccactcactcttacttgtacttgcgtctcaaaacttgcagatctaaactcagcttaatattgcttagattttttttgcaaCATGTGCTAAGTGACAGCTTAAACTATTGGCAGTATTGGCCAAGGTTAAGTTGCCCAATCCAACTTTCAAAGCAGTAATTGAATGCAAAACCCATGTGCTTCTGTTTAGTTCACAATTCATGAGCGACAATAGATTTTGAATTACTTTTGATTTCATTGAGTTAATTAACTTCTGAAGTAGGTTTGAGGAAAGTAAAATAAAAGTCCAAAGTACAGCAATCAAAGTTTTAATGTCATGCTTACACACACATCAAACTCTGAccttttaaattttacaatttttatggttTTATTATACAATGTCAGCTCTGAAACCTAAAGAGCTTACTGTGACTAAGATTCTTTTGTTTAACCTATTTCTCttctattaaaaaaatgagaaagcAAATTCCTTCAACTGGACATGAATCAACAACTTTAGAAAATACcatttaaaaatatgataagGTGTGTCACTCACCTTACTTtactaatatataataatatattcctATATGCCAGTGCagtgtaaaaaataaatgtatatatgCCATACATAGACTTTTTATCATATTGCCAATATCTCAACAATAGGTTTATTACAACACTTAACTAGGACCTATGATTGACAGAATATCCCATTATGCGGTATTTTACAGTTAATAATGACATATTAGTAGCGTTGAAGGAGAGACAAGCTTTTTGTTTCATACAGGATGGCTCTATACAGGATTTCCAAAGTCACGGagtcaaatatttaaaaaacaaaactgTGTCCCCTTTTTTCTAAGTACAGGCAAAGGCACACAATTAGTGTCCCTTTTGGCACTTCACACATCAAAACTTCAAATAAATGCAAAACCACTAATTGAAAGTACATTTATTTAGGAACAcaaatactaaataataaaataaacgttTGAGACACTTGGTTAGCCTTTGGAAACCCTAGCGTTTGTTATAAAGACACTTGAATGAGCAAAATTAAAAACCTAGATCACTCCTGTCATAATGGGGATAGTTAGTCGGTCTTCTTGTCGGCGGCTTTGGTTTCTGTCTCGGGCTTTTTCTCCTCCTTCTTGTCTTCGGCGACGACCTCCTTGGCCTCCTGTTTCGACGCCTCGTCGAAGTTGCCGACGAGGTTAGGTACCTCGTCGTCCTCCTCGAGGGGCTTTGGCGCGGCCACGCTGGACGCGAGTCTCTTCAGCTGGTTGAGACCTTCGGGCCCGAGCTGGCTCAGGATACCGGGGAGCATCTCCGCGATCTGCTTGTTCTCACCGTGACCGGTGATAGCGAAAGTATTCGCCGCGAGCGAGGCCTGCGCTTTCgggttgttgaaatgtatcactGTGCCGTCATCTTTGATCATATTCACTTCCTCGATGCCAGGGATCGTGTTCACTGACAGTTTTTTGAGGGAAGACTGGAGTTTCTTGTCGTCTGTCGCGGCTGTGGCGTGCACAACCTTCTTCTTGCGCCTCGGTGTGCCCTTACCGCCGATGCGCACCTGGGATTGCAATTTCTTCAGCTTTTCGGTGTTCATTTTGATTTACTACACACGTCACCCAACTACTTAAACACGGCGCACTTTTTCAGACGGTTTATTTGTTATTTCTAGCTCGGAACACGCCAGTTTTCCATGTAACTTGATAGTACGCACGTGTTTTGAACACCGGTTAGCTACAAAGGGAAAATGGTGGATTTCCGATCCATCTCGGTCACCGGCGAGAAGTTGGCAATACTGGCAAAAATGATTTTCCTTTTCACGTCAGGAATTTGGGAAATtgctaatatttattgtaattattttgtaaaaatatgactgtatataaatggataaatttattttgttcaaataagaataaaatctattccatttagtatttattttaattgttgtGAAAATTATCAATTCACTACATATGGTACCTTACATTTTTTTAGTCTTACACCTTacgattatttaatttatatttaatatcagAAAATGGTGTATGtccagatttttttaaaataaataacatacatttacttgattttatatttattaattaaattttatcgtaaaatggaacgtagcACTTgcacagcgacatctagtgGCATTTCTTTGCAACTGTTAGCTGTAATAAACAGCTGTCATTTATGACTGTTTGTCATTAGAGACACAGATGGCGTAGAATACGTCATAATGAATGTTTGTATCACACACTAGATGGCAGTAGTAACCCCTTTATATTTTCgagtttgaaatatttttttatgaattataaGCCTTCTGTGGAATTGTATGACACGATGCCAACGGTCAATCTACATACATATCAACGCGCTGCTTGCCATCGGCAGGATATTCATCCTCACACCCTGGAGCTGGGGTATACTCTCTGTGCGATTTAAGAGGAATTTCCTCCAGCAAACGCCTCGGCTGTGGATTGAGCTCCTTGTCTTTTCCCTAGGGTCTACACTGTCTACAATGTTGGGGGGGTTTTCAAAAACGATGTGTACTTACAGATTCTTAAAGGGTCTGCCAGACGCAGGTAGGAAATCTAGAATTGCAGGCGCTCATAGGCTACGGTGATTATTTACCATCAGatgggccgtatgcttgtttgtcactgATGTGGTattaaaataggtaggtatgaaGAAATGATAAAGAAGTAGGTAGGTTACCgtactatacctatataaaacatGCCATAATTACATTTCTAAAAggtgggccgaatatggactttgccgaatactaatattcggccgaacattcggttcagcttttaccgaaccgaacattcggccgaatattcggttacgccatatttttaaagaggatgttcattaaaactattaaatgattgataatggttacatattatgttactacaactatgtttttatgatttaatggataactaaaactttgttaaaacaactctgaactcttctcagctcttaaactacggtttttaacttttttacaaaacaattgtatttatattttgacgcataggtttctctctttttagcagttccttgaaaagctactaaaataggagctcaTTATTctatggaatacgtaagatcttcattagttatttactttgtttattcggtaaatattcggcaaagcaaccgaataattcggccgaatacgaacattgattACGATGAGATGCAAACCTCttttattacctacctaccCCCTCAGGTGGCAGAGCTACAAATTGCATAGGGGAGAAGTGGCGCggtcattttataaaacattccgttaagtggcaggcgccgggagccggactctgggaaaaacaagctgttaagtggcagggaccggctcccggaccccgtgcgacgatatacctaaatatataaataaaaccgtctaaaactatatctagcttcctcatacttgcacgaaccattcgtcactaaacaaggacggcattcagtaaaggttcaacaccttcaacttcaaaacaacttgaaatatgacccaatttgattggaccatccgcctgccatatttgagacacgtgtttaaaaaccgtcttttttgcaaaaattttactgtaatgtgttaaaaaaagagatataagtgtaaataaatgtatatttaagtccctGAATGACTTTTTCTccaatttactgtttttttgcctcaataaagttactttaataaatggaagtggaaaatgtagccatctgatatttgatcgagtctagcaaaattcacataaatggaatgtattttttttctatggaaTGATTTTAAAAGTTATGCTTAAGAAGCCTCGGCACTTCTCAACCAACCTTTTGTACAAAGAAGCAGAAGTTTTAAGTGTCCGCAAATTGTTTATATTGGAAACCACATGTAAAGTGCATAAAGAAGTCCGACAGTCTGAGGGGTATACTCGTAACGACATGCTGAAAGCAAGAACCTTTAAAATCCCAGTAGCCAAAGTTCGTACTGCTTTTGCCCGACGGTTTGCGGAGTTTGCTCATCCCTTTCTGTACAATGCGGTCGTAAAAAGGTGCGAAATTAAAGATATAAACATCAGGAAAGCAAAAAGTAGGCTGAAAGAATGGTTACACGACATTGAACAAAGAGAAGCTGAAAGCATCCTGCAGATTATTTCATAGTTTAATCGCACTCATATGTCTGCACGCACCCATGCATGCTGTGTTTGTGCTCACACAgtacacaaacacacacacacacacacacacacacacacacacacacacacatactgacttgtaataattaagtaataattaaataatagtaagtaggtacagtgCATGACTTGTCCCCtagaaataagtataataaaaatgaattgtTGCTTTATGCTCTATCTGTAAAACATGTATGGTAACCCTAAATCTAAATCTTGTAAATTCTaatcatatatatattttgatttAAGATAAATAGCCTGATAGATCTCACATTTTTATATACTACTGAATTAAATATACTGAATTGTCCTTATGAATAGATTtcctaaataataatataataataacataatgtatataaacttaataatagtctttcaaaataatgtaaaaaccgTGGAGTCACGGGACAGGCTCTGCCTAGTGTGATCCACTAAATGTGTGACTAACAAAATGACTTATTTTGgaaataaattttacttttactttactttactttactttagccgtttcataatgaatccagtgatatatggtttatgcacaacatccctacattttttgagtaattataatttttgtaacataagtaacattcgcgatgaccacccgtgagggccccccgccactcaagggtaaactttttctgtcattttatcggtatccttgccactcaacagctttttatttcaagtccggctcccggttacctgccactttacgtgcggtcggctcccggatttcgccacctgaagggCTACTTAGTTGACAGAATAACCTTAGCGTCTACCTAGTGTCATTATTAAAAATGTCTGTCAGTTTAATCAGTTTATTAAAAACATTTCCATTGGAGTTTGTTGTGGACTaaagtgatttttttattgatctTTTGGTTAAtaatacatatttcaattgCAAAGACTGagaaaagtcccatcgccgGTTTTTCGCAAAATTCTTGTATTTAATAATTGCTTTTTCTAATTTTGTGTGCCCTTTGGTTCATGTCGTGATGTCGTGTATTTGTGTTTACGTCTAAAATACGTGATGACACTTACTGATGATAGTGAATATTTTTGGCATCCACTTTTGGAGCTGCGACCATATCAACAATACTGGGTAAGTtgataaaatgttgtattttcAGCAGTTTAAAGCCATATTTAGATAAATCAAATTGATCGGgctaagagggctttcgtgtgaaaaactgtgaaatcgcaaccgagcgcttgataaTACGGTGAGTGGTaccaaattaaagggctttgcgagtagtttacaaatatatatcacatataGGACTtgttctacttggtctaacaaaatatgagaaaatgtccaaaagtggtaataaattgtaccggtgaaggcccgttttaaaaaaattgccaaaaataaataatagcaatttataatcaggAAGGTATAACCGCAATTTAAgcaaacgttgcagattaattgagtacaaaaattacttcgaTTTGATGTAGgtagattttcaaaaattttcacttaattttagggcatttctaaaaaaaaaaatgaattcgtCTTAGTCTCGTTTACTCTTttcaaaatcttataataaaaatgtagtctctTACAAAAGTTTAACCACTTGGCACCAAATATTAAAACTCTAAATAGACAAACACTTATCCTTTTAGGATCCCCAATATTTGAGGAAAGTTTTCCCAAGTATATTCAAAATTCGATATCAAAATTCCAGGATCACTCTCACCGTTTACTTGAATTAAGTCCGCATTATGCACTAACCATTATTAAGTTTTGTCTTTTCATCCCAAAATTAACGTACGTACTTCGTTGCTGCCCTTTGTGGAAGCATCAGGATCTGTTGGCACGAGtagataatttaattaaatataatttggaGAAAATTCTTAACGTTCAGTTCAGTGACCGCTCATGGTGTCAAGGGACGCTTCCCATTAGACACGGAGGTTTGGGCATCCGTAGCATGTCCGGGGTAGCTCTGCCTGCTTTTTTATCGTCGGCACATAGTTCCTTGGGTCTCGTAGGTAAAATACTTCGCACAAACTATGAGATCTCGAGCTTGGAAGACGCGAAAAATGCATGGCTGCAAGATTGCCCCGGACAAAGCATCCCTGAACATCCGTAGTCACAGATGAATTGGGACGACCCAAAGTGCAAACTGGCTCTGACCTCCCTTCTAAAGCATAATGACGCCGCGGGAAAAGCTAGACTCCTGGCAGTCGCAACCAGAGAGGCTGGGCACTGGCTTCACGCACATCCTTCCTCTAAGCTCGGAACCTTCTTAGAGCCCAACACGCTCCGGATGTCGATTTGCCTCCGTTTGGGTATGCCGGTTTGTGTTCATCCCCATCGCTGCCCCTGCGGTGCGGATGTAGACCAGTTAGGGCACCACGGTCTCTCTTGCCAGAGAAGCGCGGGCTGCTTCTCCAGGCATGCCGCCCTTAACGACATCATCCGTCGGTCTCTTGCATCGGTCAATGTGCCAGCTATTTTAGAGCCATCCGGCATTTAACGAAGTGACGGTAAGAGACCTGAAAGAAAGTAGTGTTCGCGGCGTGGCGCCGTGATTCGCGCGCATTGTCTGGAGCGGGCTTTAGcgtttaatattaattaaatggaAGTAAATAAAACTCTGCAATTAAGAAGAAAAATTATCATCCCTTTTCCATTGAAAAATATGCAGACAAATAATTAGCGTGTGCAAATAACTACGGTGGCTGACAGGGTAGATGGGGCTTTTTTGGTAGCCTACATGCCCACAATAATGTGTCAAGTTAGTCAATAGGTATAAAGTACCTATAGAATATAAAATTGTCACTAACATAGGTTAAGAATAAGAATAGCAGCTTCACTAATACAATATGGAAATTTACTTCCGaattaaatgatatttaatttaatttaactttatgTGTAGGT from Leguminivora glycinivorella isolate SPB_JAAS2020 chromosome 23, LegGlyc_1.1, whole genome shotgun sequence includes:
- the LOC125238295 gene encoding transcription factor BTF3 homolog 4, encoding MNTEKLKKLQSQVRIGGKGTPRRKKKVVHATAATDDKKLQSSLKKLSVNTIPGIEEVNMIKDDGTVIHFNNPKAQASLAANTFAITGHGENKQIAEMLPGILSQLGPEGLNQLKRLASSVAAPKPLEEDDEVPNLVGNFDEASKQEAKEVVAEDKKEEKKPETETKAADKKTD